The following nucleotide sequence is from Halanaerobiales bacterium.
TGCCTGTGGAGGTAGTGAACAGTCTGACACTACTTCTGAGAAAACAGAATCTTTACCAGAAGAAATACGATTTGGGATTCTTAGAGTACCAAATGATGAAACAATAGCAATGGTGGAAGGAATGTTTGATGAATACTTTGGTGAGAAAGGCATAGAAAGTAAATTTACTGTTTTTGATTCAGGAGCTGAAGCAAATCAGGCTCTTGCGTCAGGAAGTATTGATTTTGCGACA
It contains:
- a CDS encoding taurine ABC transporter substrate-binding protein, whose amino-acid sequence is MRKNIMKKLLIFVLIAFVAVSLSACGGSEQSDTTSEKTESLPEEIRFGILRVPNDETIAMVEGMFDEYFGEKGIESKFTVFDSGAEANQALASGSIDFAT